One part of the Sphingopyxis sp. PAMC25046 genome encodes these proteins:
- a CDS encoding helix-turn-helix transcriptional regulator, producing the protein MNSLSDKNAPSVSIEVERATFHARSIGEWHRHPVVQLIYPSRGVMILHTREGQWVVPPQQGVWLPADHEHRVETSGGFEMYSIYCFGSILRRLPKEAGLTSVSPLMREIIFAAAGTGAGARQRHLAFLFADEMALKISPALTIPSVTAPRIAQIAAALDRNPGDRRSLEAWSEQLHISSRSLARLFQRDTGTGFTAFRNQIRLKAALLRLAQGEAVTSIALELGFGTASNFIRSFRELTGVTPARYFPDRKRNRDN; encoded by the coding sequence ATGAATTCACTATCCGACAAGAATGCTCCTTCGGTCTCGATCGAGGTGGAACGAGCCACATTCCATGCACGAAGCATCGGGGAGTGGCACCGGCACCCAGTAGTCCAACTGATATACCCGAGCAGGGGGGTCATGATATTGCACACCCGTGAGGGACAATGGGTCGTTCCGCCCCAGCAGGGCGTTTGGCTGCCCGCGGACCATGAGCATCGCGTCGAGACCTCGGGCGGTTTCGAGATGTACAGCATATATTGTTTCGGCAGCATTCTACGGAGGCTGCCGAAAGAAGCCGGGCTAACTTCCGTGAGCCCCTTGATGCGCGAGATCATTTTTGCGGCCGCAGGCACGGGCGCAGGGGCGCGTCAGCGGCATCTGGCCTTCCTCTTCGCCGACGAGATGGCGTTGAAAATATCGCCTGCCCTGACGATCCCGTCGGTCACAGCGCCCCGTATCGCGCAAATCGCCGCGGCACTCGATCGCAATCCCGGCGACCGGAGGAGCCTCGAAGCCTGGTCGGAGCAACTCCATATCTCGAGCCGAAGCCTTGCGCGGCTGTTCCAACGCGATACCGGAACAGGCTTTACCGCGTTTCGGAACCAGATTCGGCTCAAGGCCGCGCTCTTGCGGCTGGCGCAGGGCGAGGCGGTCACATCGATCGCGCTCGAACTCGGTTTTGGGACGGCGAGTAACTTTATCCGCTCGTTTCGCGAACTGACCGGTGTAACGCCGGCACGCTACTTTCCCGATCGCAAGCGGAATCGAGACAATTAG
- a CDS encoding methyltransferase domain-containing protein, whose translation MMIQSTKRSSAARPHGEYKRQLLDEIVALKPATLLDVGCGTGDLLVAAREAGIARTVGIEPETQACVRARSRGLDVISCRAEALPFEDRSFDVVTLDYVAHHTENLPRALREASRVARCAVLILDCWFDDTLASQRVARRYDNWLKRRDRKSGYVHNACPTAIELISMFAAEEFSIDYFCRLILSPLDVAEVERSARGLLENDDDPIGRLELEGILDDARRDGISDDGCIVARFLRDGEAADTA comes from the coding sequence ATGATGATCCAGTCCACGAAGCGTTCGTCCGCCGCCCGTCCCCATGGGGAATATAAGCGCCAATTGCTCGACGAAATTGTCGCTCTCAAGCCGGCAACCTTACTCGACGTCGGATGCGGCACGGGCGATCTTCTCGTCGCAGCGCGCGAAGCGGGCATCGCCCGCACTGTCGGGATCGAGCCGGAAACCCAAGCTTGCGTCCGCGCGCGATCCCGGGGTTTGGACGTCATTTCATGTCGTGCCGAAGCGCTGCCATTCGAAGACCGCAGTTTCGACGTCGTGACGCTCGATTATGTCGCACATCATACGGAGAATTTGCCGAGAGCATTGCGCGAGGCGTCGCGCGTCGCGCGCTGCGCCGTGCTCATCCTGGATTGCTGGTTCGACGACACCCTTGCTTCCCAGCGCGTCGCACGACGCTATGACAACTGGCTGAAGAGGCGCGACCGCAAGAGCGGATATGTGCACAACGCCTGCCCCACGGCGATCGAACTAATCTCTATGTTTGCAGCCGAAGAATTTTCGATCGACTATTTTTGCCGCCTTATCCTTTCGCCGCTCGACGTCGCCGAAGTCGAACGATCGGCCCGCGGTCTCCTGGAAAATGACGACGACCCGATCGGGAGGCTGGAACTGGAGGGCATTCTAGACGATGCCCGCCGCGACGGAATAAGCGATGATGGCTGCATCGTCGCTCGCTTTCTTCGCGACGGCGAAGCTGCAGACACCGCCTAG
- a CDS encoding alpha/beta hydrolase, giving the protein MMAASSLAFFATAKLQTPPRPENEGEAIMSRQAALAEIRFLGDDRCELSAWVSAAAPGIENPTPILLCHGGGPDHAMFLPLIETIPDEYAVILPDVRGYGRSRCRDTARHTWAQYVSDAVALLDALGFSRAIIGGAGLGSTIALRFAVDLPTYVLAVIAIGIEDIEDDKAKEAEIRMMEAFALRVQRDGILAGWEPLLPHLSPIIGAMVCEAIPRSDAESIAAAAAIGRDRSFKDPEELAVISVPVILFAGDDARHPQSLAEELASIIPRGRLAAASLSSNVKTSRDFGRFIAPALLDFIAEVRAAPTG; this is encoded by the coding sequence ATGATGGCTGCATCGTCGCTCGCTTTCTTCGCGACGGCGAAGCTGCAGACACCGCCTAGGCCCGAGAATGAAGGAGAGGCGATCATGTCGAGGCAAGCGGCTCTGGCCGAGATCCGGTTTCTGGGCGATGATCGATGTGAGTTGTCTGCCTGGGTGTCGGCGGCGGCTCCAGGGATCGAGAATCCAACGCCGATCCTGCTATGCCACGGTGGCGGACCCGATCACGCAATGTTCCTGCCCCTGATCGAGACAATCCCGGACGAATATGCGGTAATACTTCCCGATGTGCGCGGCTATGGCCGATCGCGATGTCGCGACACGGCGCGCCACACTTGGGCCCAATATGTATCCGATGCAGTCGCGTTGCTTGACGCCCTTGGTTTCTCGCGCGCCATCATCGGAGGCGCCGGACTTGGATCGACGATAGCACTCCGCTTCGCGGTGGATCTTCCGACCTATGTTCTGGCTGTCATCGCGATCGGGATCGAGGATATCGAGGACGATAAGGCAAAGGAGGCTGAAATCCGGATGATGGAGGCGTTCGCCTTGCGAGTACAGCGTGACGGCATTCTGGCCGGATGGGAGCCCCTCTTGCCGCATCTATCTCCGATCATCGGCGCGATGGTTTGCGAGGCGATCCCGCGTTCCGATGCGGAGAGCATTGCCGCGGCTGCGGCGATCGGTCGCGACCGATCCTTTAAAGATCCCGAAGAGCTTGCCGTCATTTCCGTTCCGGTCATCTTGTTCGCGGGTGACGACGCGAGACACCCGCAGTCGCTGGCCGAAGAGCTTGCGAGCATCATTCCCCGTGGCCGATTGGCGGCGGCTTCGCTGTCATCGAACGTGAAAACAAGCCGCGATTTCGGTCGGTTCATCGCGCCCGCTCTTCTCGACTTTATTGCCGAAGTTCGAGCCGCACCCACAGGATGA
- a CDS encoding DUF932 domain-containing protein produces the protein MTLLPSTLARDSSPGYKVDISRGRRIGRVSSEWFSRPDDERYLSLSDLYDAVRARAETATARTVETRAIRVIAAPDEPERLSLLLPDREAPVAPTHWSFGQMCSLVGAPSAYLRQLPAALAGINMQHGLLAHRGELVKTLETGDGRTELRAVTGPDYGRIWDHELVAAVMKIAGNGTGDTRWKVPGLLDWSTMRHNPFVEVMKDTTTLYASDRDVFLFLVDDANPIEAGRLPDGDPDLFFRGFYCWNSEVGSKALGMATFYLRAVCMNRNIWGAEGFEEISIRHSKFAAGRFAQEAAPALERFASSSPVSFMNGIKAARAAIVARDDDDRQTFLRKRGFSKGESERIIRSVLQEEGHPPASIFDFVQGITALARERPHQDGRLELEAKGAKLLASVH, from the coding sequence ATGACACTTCTACCCAGCACCCTCGCCCGCGATTCGTCCCCGGGCTACAAGGTCGATATCTCGCGAGGCCGGCGCATCGGCCGCGTCTCGTCCGAATGGTTCTCCCGGCCCGACGACGAGCGCTACCTGTCGCTCTCCGACCTTTATGATGCAGTGCGCGCGCGGGCCGAGACCGCGACTGCGCGGACTGTCGAAACCCGCGCCATTCGCGTCATCGCCGCGCCCGACGAACCCGAGCGACTGAGCCTGCTCCTTCCCGACCGCGAAGCGCCGGTTGCACCCACGCACTGGTCTTTCGGGCAAATGTGCAGTCTCGTCGGGGCGCCGTCGGCCTATCTGCGCCAGCTTCCCGCCGCATTGGCGGGCATCAACATGCAGCACGGTCTGCTCGCGCATCGCGGGGAATTGGTGAAGACGCTCGAGACCGGCGACGGGCGCACCGAGCTGCGTGCCGTGACCGGCCCCGATTATGGCCGCATCTGGGATCATGAGCTTGTCGCCGCGGTCATGAAGATCGCGGGCAATGGCACTGGCGACACGCGGTGGAAGGTGCCGGGGCTCCTCGACTGGTCGACGATGCGCCACAATCCCTTCGTCGAGGTCATGAAAGATACGACGACGCTCTACGCCAGCGACCGCGACGTCTTCCTCTTCCTTGTCGACGACGCCAATCCGATCGAGGCCGGTCGTCTGCCCGACGGCGATCCCGACCTCTTCTTCCGCGGCTTCTACTGCTGGAACAGCGAGGTCGGGTCGAAAGCCCTCGGCATGGCGACCTTCTATCTTCGCGCCGTCTGCATGAACCGGAACATCTGGGGCGCCGAGGGCTTCGAAGAGATCAGCATCCGGCACAGCAAGTTCGCGGCCGGTCGCTTCGCGCAGGAAGCGGCGCCCGCGCTCGAACGCTTCGCCTCTTCCTCGCCGGTCTCCTTTATGAACGGCATCAAGGCCGCTCGGGCCGCGATCGTCGCGCGCGACGATGACGATCGGCAGACCTTCCTGCGCAAACGCGGCTTCTCGAAGGGCGAGAGCGAGCGGATCATCCGCAGCGTGCTGCAGGAAGAGGGGCACCCGCCCGCATCGATCTTCGACTTCGTGCAGGGGATCACCGCGCTGGCCCGCGAGCGTCCGCATCAGGATGGACGGCTCGAGCTGGAAGCCAAGGGTGCCAAGCTTCTGGCCTCGGTCCACTGA
- a CDS encoding ParB/RepB/Spo0J family partition protein: MTKQAKITLSGAREIPFSALVLSQANVRRVKAGVSIDSLAADIARRGLLQSLTVRAQRDEAGQETGRFEVPAGGRRFRALQMLVKQRRLAKTEPVPCIVREDDAVSAEEDSLAENVHREPLHPLDQFRSMQKLVEQGTDIETIAATFMVTPAVVKQRLKLAEVSPKLHDIYADDGMTLEQLMSFSVSSDHARQEQVWDMLASSHTQQPWYIRARLTEDKVRASDKRVQFVTLDAYREAGGHILRDLFESDDGGWLEDVALLDRLQAEKFEAEVARVAAEGWKWIETAVDFPYGHTFGHRPLDGVAAETSADDEARIEALREEADRLEDEWAGAEDIPDEISARIDAIDEEIAPLVSKPLIYDPEEVAIAGTFVSIDVDGSLHIERGFVRPEDEPQEPVDEEAAGGEEAAGGVIGDEMQEDAVGATSPEEGGTGEGEDPDDLVRPLPDKLVTDLTAHRTLALRDALAASPLVAFAAMLHAIVLECFYTYASSASCVGIALRNHSMVGYDAGLNDTPSARAIRERHEGWSERLPDATADLWDVLAGLDADDQAALFAHCVSFGVNAVWEPATRYNEGRVSARAVASRIDHSHILARASGLDMVQAGWVATTANYLGRVTKPGILDAVEEACGAEAAARIAGLKKPEMASAAEDLLKGTGWLAHPLRTPVIDEPDGDGELAAANDDGPAIEAGHDELGDDDIEAIAAE, encoded by the coding sequence ATGACGAAACAGGCAAAAATCACCCTCAGCGGCGCGCGGGAAATTCCCTTCAGCGCGCTCGTGCTGAGCCAGGCCAATGTGCGGCGCGTGAAGGCCGGGGTGTCGATCGACAGCCTTGCCGCGGACATCGCGCGGCGCGGCCTCCTCCAGAGCCTGACTGTTCGCGCCCAGCGCGACGAGGCGGGCCAGGAAACCGGTCGCTTCGAAGTCCCGGCCGGCGGTCGCCGCTTCCGCGCGCTCCAGATGCTGGTGAAACAGCGGCGCCTGGCGAAGACCGAGCCCGTGCCCTGCATCGTCCGCGAGGATGATGCCGTGTCGGCCGAAGAGGATTCGCTCGCCGAAAATGTCCATCGCGAACCGCTGCATCCGCTCGACCAGTTCCGGTCGATGCAGAAGCTCGTCGAACAGGGCACCGACATCGAAACGATCGCGGCGACCTTCATGGTCACGCCCGCGGTCGTGAAACAGCGCCTCAAGCTCGCCGAGGTCTCGCCCAAGCTCCACGACATCTACGCCGATGACGGCATGACGCTCGAACAGCTGATGTCCTTTTCGGTGTCGAGCGATCACGCGCGGCAGGAACAGGTCTGGGATATGCTCGCCTCGAGCCACACCCAGCAGCCCTGGTATATCCGCGCGCGGCTGACCGAGGACAAGGTTCGGGCATCGGACAAGCGCGTCCAGTTCGTCACCCTCGACGCCTATCGCGAGGCAGGCGGACATATTCTTCGCGATCTCTTCGAAAGCGATGACGGCGGCTGGCTCGAGGACGTCGCGCTGCTCGACCGGCTGCAGGCCGAGAAGTTCGAAGCCGAGGTTGCGCGTGTCGCGGCGGAAGGCTGGAAGTGGATCGAGACGGCGGTCGACTTCCCCTATGGCCACACCTTCGGCCACCGCCCGCTCGATGGCGTGGCGGCCGAGACGAGCGCCGACGATGAGGCGCGGATCGAAGCGCTGCGCGAGGAAGCCGACCGGCTCGAAGACGAATGGGCGGGCGCCGAGGACATCCCCGATGAAATCAGTGCCCGGATCGATGCGATCGACGAGGAGATCGCGCCGCTCGTCTCGAAGCCGCTGATCTACGACCCGGAGGAAGTGGCGATCGCCGGCACCTTCGTGAGCATCGATGTCGACGGGTCGCTGCATATCGAACGCGGCTTCGTTCGTCCCGAGGACGAGCCGCAAGAGCCCGTTGACGAGGAAGCTGCGGGCGGCGAGGAAGCGGCCGGCGGCGTGATCGGCGACGAAATGCAGGAAGATGCGGTCGGCGCGACATCTCCGGAAGAAGGCGGCACCGGCGAGGGCGAAGATCCGGATGATCTCGTCCGCCCGCTTCCGGACAAGCTCGTGACCGACCTCACCGCGCACCGCACCCTTGCGCTGCGCGACGCGCTGGCCGCAAGCCCGCTGGTGGCGTTTGCGGCGATGCTCCACGCCATCGTTCTCGAATGCTTCTACACCTATGCCTCCTCGGCGAGTTGCGTCGGCATCGCGCTGCGCAATCATTCGATGGTCGGCTATGATGCGGGGCTCAACGATACGCCGTCCGCGCGGGCCATTCGCGAACGGCACGAAGGCTGGTCCGAGCGGCTGCCCGATGCGACCGCCGATCTGTGGGACGTGCTTGCCGGTCTCGACGCTGATGACCAGGCAGCACTGTTCGCGCACTGCGTCTCCTTCGGCGTCAATGCGGTGTGGGAGCCGGCGACCCGCTATAATGAAGGCCGGGTGTCGGCCCGCGCGGTGGCGAGCCGGATCGACCATTCGCACATCCTCGCGCGGGCGTCGGGCCTCGACATGGTCCAGGCGGGCTGGGTTGCTACCACGGCCAATTACCTCGGACGGGTGACCAAGCCGGGGATCCTCGATGCCGTCGAAGAGGCTTGCGGGGCCGAAGCGGCGGCGCGGATTGCGGGACTGAAGAAGCCCGAGATGGCGAGCGCCGCCGAGGACCTGCTCAAAGGCACCGGCTGGCTTGCACATCCGCTGCGCACGCCCGTCATCGACGAGCCCGACGGTGATGGGGAGCTGGCTGCGGCCAATGACGATGGCCCTGCAATCGAAGCGGGCCATGACGAGCTGGGCGACGACGACATCGAAGCGATTGCCGCCGAATAA
- a CDS encoding toprim domain-containing protein, producing the protein MSSPAAEVARRLADDAEAVCRRYLSHGRREGHYWMVGDVRNSPGRSLYVRLSGTADGLRSAGKWTDAASGDHGDLLDVIAASCGHTSFRDTLDEARRFLSLPAVMPGDRNPAPRKAPRGTPEAARRLWAGSKPLSGTLARAYLSARAIGDLRDAEWLRFHPHCFYHPSEDDAPDVRRAWPALIAAITDEAGNVTGVHRTWLDSAACDKAPVAYPRRAMGQLLGHGVRFGTSAAVMAAGEGIETILSLRQITPALPMIAALSAAHLGALTFPRGLQRLYVARDDDPAGAAAFGTLCDRARPLGIEVIALEADRGDFNADLMTLGRQRMIGSLRSQLRTADRSLLL; encoded by the coding sequence ATGTCGAGTCCTGCAGCCGAGGTCGCGCGACGCCTCGCCGACGATGCCGAGGCGGTTTGCCGCCGATATCTCTCCCATGGACGCCGCGAGGGACATTATTGGATGGTCGGTGACGTCCGTAATTCGCCGGGCCGCAGCCTTTACGTTCGCCTTTCTGGCACCGCCGACGGTCTTCGGTCCGCTGGCAAATGGACCGATGCCGCCAGCGGCGATCATGGCGATCTTCTCGATGTCATCGCCGCGAGCTGCGGCCATACATCCTTCCGCGACACGCTCGACGAGGCGCGCCGCTTTCTGAGCCTGCCTGCCGTCATGCCCGGCGACCGAAATCCGGCTCCGCGTAAAGCACCGCGCGGCACCCCCGAGGCCGCCCGCAGGCTATGGGCCGGATCGAAGCCGCTCAGCGGCACCCTTGCCCGCGCCTATCTGTCTGCCCGCGCGATCGGCGACCTTCGCGATGCCGAATGGCTTCGTTTCCATCCCCATTGCTTCTATCATCCATCCGAGGACGACGCCCCCGATGTCCGCCGGGCATGGCCCGCCCTGATCGCGGCGATCACTGACGAGGCGGGCAATGTCACCGGAGTCCATCGCACCTGGCTCGACTCGGCCGCCTGCGACAAGGCGCCGGTTGCCTATCCGCGGCGCGCCATGGGCCAATTGCTCGGTCATGGCGTTCGGTTCGGCACGTCGGCTGCGGTCATGGCGGCGGGCGAAGGCATCGAAACCATCCTGTCTTTGCGTCAGATCACACCAGCCCTGCCGATGATCGCCGCCCTTTCGGCGGCCCATCTGGGAGCGTTGACCTTCCCGCGCGGACTGCAGCGACTGTATGTCGCGCGTGACGACGACCCGGCGGGTGCGGCCGCCTTCGGGACGCTTTGCGACCGAGCCCGGCCGCTCGGCATCGAGGTCATCGCGCTCGAAGCGGATCGCGGCGACTTCAATGCCGATCTCATGACACTCGGCCGACAGCGAATGATCGGCTCGCTTCGATCCCAGCTCCGGACTGCGGATCGTTCACTCCTGCTCTGA
- a CDS encoding DUF2493 domain-containing protein — MLSPTEPADDPAEAGATHLLLQEMQLFGHRPFEDEPDPRPLPDARLAAGAVADIFDALVGCLDDTRIEPDLEELLWNVVNLFHRAGERVERSLDDNEQAQRRAQREQDGSEIRSVELERLVQQGISLIERRDAMEFFRESAAEQFRTHCRKAWSPRTGSRAHHRSMTAAMIDSRDFLDARLRQKAAALLPEGTRILFTGGADVDDHRAIWDALDRARDRHPDMILLHGATPTGAERIAACWAETRKVTQVAFRPDWSRHGKSAPFKRNDRMLEALPVGVIIFPGTGIQDNLADKAAKIGLPVWDFRKRGR, encoded by the coding sequence ATGTTGAGCCCCACCGAACCCGCCGACGATCCTGCCGAAGCCGGCGCCACCCATCTCCTCCTTCAGGAGATGCAACTCTTCGGACATCGCCCCTTCGAAGACGAACCCGACCCGCGCCCGCTGCCCGATGCCCGCCTGGCGGCCGGCGCTGTCGCCGACATATTCGATGCCCTTGTCGGCTGTCTCGACGATACGCGGATCGAGCCCGATCTCGAAGAGCTCCTCTGGAACGTCGTCAACCTCTTCCACCGCGCGGGGGAGCGGGTCGAACGCAGCCTCGACGACAATGAACAGGCGCAACGCCGAGCCCAGCGCGAACAGGACGGGAGCGAGATCCGGTCGGTCGAGCTCGAACGCCTCGTGCAGCAGGGGATCAGCCTGATCGAACGGCGCGATGCGATGGAATTCTTCCGCGAAAGCGCCGCCGAACAATTTCGGACCCACTGCCGCAAGGCCTGGTCACCGCGCACCGGATCGCGCGCGCATCACCGGTCGATGACCGCGGCGATGATCGACAGCCGTGACTTTCTCGACGCGCGGTTGCGCCAGAAAGCGGCTGCACTTCTTCCCGAGGGCACGCGCATCCTGTTCACCGGCGGCGCTGATGTCGACGATCATAGGGCGATCTGGGATGCTCTCGATCGCGCACGCGACCGCCATCCCGATATGATCCTGCTCCATGGGGCAACGCCGACGGGGGCCGAACGCATCGCCGCCTGCTGGGCCGAAACCCGCAAGGTGACGCAGGTGGCCTTCCGTCCCGACTGGAGCCGGCATGGCAAGTCCGCGCCGTTCAAGCGCAACGACCGGATGCTCGAAGCACTGCCGGTCGGGGTCATCATCTTCCCCGGCACCGGCATCCAGGACAATCTCGCCGACAAGGCTGCGAAGATCGGCCTTCCGGTCTGGGATTTTCGCAAGCGGGGCCGATGA